A single Heterodontus francisci isolate sHetFra1 chromosome 32, sHetFra1.hap1, whole genome shotgun sequence DNA region contains:
- the traf1 gene encoding TNF receptor-associated factor 1: protein MAQEPNGFVCNGLPSSPDENELPSGFPQNICDDVPEEKYLCSFCKNVLKKAYQTLCGHRYCWACVEWIVKYNKTPICQKCKEDEPQSINEDSILALGKIFSDAAVSKEILDLKVHCINPGCTWKSTMKNYEDHVTRCEFSLIPCSTGCGLMVLRKKLADHLEKECKNNMTECQRCGMKMFMKDSQKHVCEEVPVKEKKTFKVESANKEKSRPPGGNRTRDSCRFAELGCNFRGSKERLKDHENSSVVAHLTLLLQLANTLKTSFSQNSSIANGDHGDASVVALPSMITQLQFKVHQLEKDVLSLFSQDSLASLHTQVAVESNGDLETDHFEGASSCSRISDLQTAPYSGQTLVECQTKLDALERKIQTFENIVTVLNREVEKTQTTMVAFERQSKIDQDAIKGLERKISDQQHLLALKDVIINEFRLQMLAFEQISYEGILMWKITDISRKRQEAISGRVTSLSSPAFYTSKYGYKVCMRIYLNGDGAGRGTHISLFFVVMRGEYDALLHWPFKQKVTFMLLDQNNREHVIDAFRPDVNSSSFQRPVNEMNIASGCPTFFPLFKLDSPKQAYVKDDTLFIKCIIDATT from the exons ATGGCACAAGAGCCTAATGGATTTGTGTGCAACGGTCTGCCTTCATCACCTGATGAAAATGAATTACCTTCTGGCTTTCCACAAAATATTTGTGATGATGTACCAGAGGAGAAGTACCTCTGCAGCTTTTGTAAAAATGTCTTGAAGAAAGCATACCAAACATTGTGTGGACATCGGTACTGCTGGGCATGTGTCGAATGGATTGTCAA ATACAATAAAACTCCAATTTGCCAAAAATGTAAGGAAGACGAACCTCAGAGTATAAATGAAGATAGTATTTTGGCCTTGGGAAAG ATTTTTAGTGATGCTGCAGTATCAAAGGAGATCTTGGATTTAAAAGTACATTGTATCAATCCTGGCTGTACCTGGAAAAGCACAATGAAGAACTATGAG GATCATGTAACACGATGTGAATTTTCACTAATTCCTTGCAGTACAGGTTGTGGATTGATGGTTTTAAGGAAAAAGCTGGCAGATCATTtggaaaaagaatgtaaaaacaatatGACGGAATGTCAGCGGTGTGGCATGAAGATGTTTATGAAAGATTCACAG AAGCACGTCTGTGAGGAAGTCCCTGTTAAAGAGAAGAAAACATTTAAAGTTGAATCAGCCAACAAGGAAAAA TCTCGCCCTCCTGGAGGAAACCGAACCCGTGACAGCTGTCGGTTTGCAGAATTAGGCTGTAATTTCAGG GGTAGCAAAGAGCGTCTCAAAGATCACGAAAACTCTTCAGTTGTTGCACATCTCACGTTATTACTTCAGCTTGCCAATACTCTGAAAACCAGCTTTTCACAAAATTCCAGCATTGCTAATGGTGACCATGGTGATGCATCAGTGGTTGCCCTCCCATCAATGATTACTCAACTACAATTCAAAGTCCATCAACTAGAGAAGGATGTGTTATCTTTATTCTCCCAAGATTCTTTAGCCTCTTTGCACACCCAGGTTGCTGTAGAATCAAATGGTGACCTAGAAACTGATCATTTTGAAGGAGCTTCCTCTTGTAGCAGAATTTCAGATTTGCAGACAGCACCATATTCTGGTCAGACATTGGTAGAGTGTCAAACTAAACTTGATGCTCTTGAACGGAAAATTCAGACCTTTGAAAATATTGTCACAGTTTTAAACAGAGAAGTAGAAAAAACCCAAACTACTATGGTTGCATTTGAGAGGCAAAGCAAGATTGACCAGGATGCCATTAAAGGCTTGGAGCGTAAG ATTTCCGATCAGCAGCATCTCCTTGCTTTAAAGGACGTCATTATCAATGAATTCCGTTTGCAAATGCTTGCTTTTGAGCAGatttcttatgagggaatattgatgTGGAAAATTACTGATATCAGTAGAAAACGTCAGGAAGCCATTTCAGGACGAGTAACAAGCCTTTCCTCTCCAG CTTTCTACACCAGCAAATATGGGTATAAGGTCTGTATGAGAATTTATTTAAATGGAGATGGAGCAGGACGAGGAACTCatatctctttgttctttgttgtcatGAGAGGTGAATATGATGCTCTGCTTCATTGGCCATTTAAACAAAAG GTCACCTTCATGCTTCTGGACCAGAACAACAGGGAACATGTAATTGATGCCTTTCGTCCAGATgttaattcctcctcatttcaaagGCCAGTGAACGAGATGAATATTGCCAGTGGCTGTCCTACATTTTTCCCACTGTTCAAACTTGACTCTCCTAAACAGGCCTATGTGAAAGATGACACCTTGTTCATTAAATGCATTATAGATGCTACCACTTAA